The window aaaatatgtgtaaaaaattaccaaaactatattttccagatgaaaagaaacaatttatatatattgtagaaactgattctagtgatcacagctacggaggagttctaaaatataaatatgataatgaaaaaattgaacaccattgtagatattattccggatcatacacggaaccacaattaaaatgggaaataaataggaaagaactatttggattatataaatgtttgttagcatttgagccatatattgtttataacaaatttatagtaagaacagataatacacaagtaaaatggtggataactcggaaagtacaggattcagtaactacaaaggaaataaggagacttgtattaaatatacaaaattttacatttacaattgaagtaatacgaactgacaagaatgttattgcagactacctatcaagacaaaggtacccaaacagatgaaagccaagaatcaaaagacatatttacagtccttactactctatccttacagatggagagtatgggaaaaagattacaacagctagaaagtcagcagcatgactataaaaatgcggagctaagtcgatcggaagactctaaacttccagaggtagaaggagacgttgggaaactccaaaaaacccataacacagttgctttatatacagctgcaggtacaagcaaacaagttagcaaaaaaccacatatcaatgtaaacctaaataccgtatttgataagccatttacatcaaaaaagccaagagaagcaatagttatagccccacaaacttcaacctatgctaatagcctacaccacaacaaaaaggtatataaccatattactcaaacatatattgagaatatatataaaatccagacatttctgaacctaaaccctagatcaacgactactacagatccaacacaagattatgtaacccaaaaactacagggatataataggcttatagcccagccaaaaacaaaagcaaacctagtaaaaacatgttacaactacggactacttagcacagtatatacccatgacggagaagaaataattggaataccagagctatacaaagcatttgtcaccttcaagagaattacaaaaggcaacctattcttcatcaaattctatacagcaccagcggaaatactatatgatgaaataaaacccataatacaggtgataaagataggactaacacgagatatgataataccggaagagatagagaaacaaccggagatacagaaaatggagataccaagtttctatgctaataaaagaataattggtatagcaactattattcaagaactagctaacaattatctacaaggaaatgctatctggagctactattccagagaccagttgatgatatatgccaactcgaaggaactacgacaaggagatatggatgaagtccagaaatggattttatcattattaaagccagaaatgcaaccaactaccagagcattgaaaaaagaatttatttcaaacgagttattaacaagatactgcaaactagtaggacacaaatatccagaccacatatgttcaaagtgcaacggagatgataactatgtaccagaagtccaactagaatgaaggtatcaac is drawn from Nicotiana tabacum cultivar K326 chromosome 22, ASM71507v2, whole genome shotgun sequence and contains these coding sequences:
- the LOC142175975 gene encoding uncharacterized protein LOC142175975 is translated as MESMGKRLQQLESQQHDYKNAELSRSEDSKLPEVEGDVGKLQKTHNTVALYTAAGTSKQVSKKPHINVNLNTVFDKPFTSKKPREAIVIAPQTSTYANSLHHNKKVYNHITQTYIENIYKIQTFLNLNPRSTTTTDPTQDYVTQKLQGYNRLIAQPKTKANLVKTCYNYGLLSTVYTHDGEEIIGIPELYKAFVTFKRITKGNLFFIKFYTAPAEILYDEIKPIIQVIKIGLTRDMIIPEEIEKQPEIQKMEIPSFYANKRIIGIATIIQELANNYLQGNAIWSYYSRDQKSDYSS